In a genomic window of Streptomyces noursei ATCC 11455:
- a CDS encoding DoxX family membrane protein encodes MQTTWLTGAEWFAVLRIGLGLWWLESWRHKDKKTWFTGGGITWAAGIAAKHRWPVVRTGFDRIVRPRPRLMAYVVAYAELALGLGLIVGLLTPIALVAGLLLNLIYLVLMIHDWAEQGQNLMMALISAVGFCALCWQSWSLDAAWGLFL; translated from the coding sequence ATGCAGACGACCTGGCTCACCGGTGCCGAGTGGTTCGCGGTGCTACGCATCGGCCTCGGCCTGTGGTGGCTGGAGAGCTGGCGCCACAAGGACAAGAAGACCTGGTTCACCGGCGGCGGCATCACCTGGGCGGCGGGCATCGCCGCCAAACACCGCTGGCCCGTGGTCCGCACCGGTTTCGACCGCATTGTGCGGCCCCGCCCGCGACTGATGGCCTACGTCGTCGCCTACGCGGAACTCGCGCTCGGGCTCGGGCTGATCGTCGGGCTGCTGACGCCGATCGCCCTGGTCGCGGGGCTGCTGCTCAACCTGATCTACCTCGTGCTGATGATCCACGACTGGGCGGAGCAGGGCCAGAACCTCATGATGGCGCTGATCTCCGCCGTCGGCTTCTGCGCACTGTGCTGGCAGAGCTGGTCACTGGACGCCGCCTGGGGGCTGTTCCTGTGA
- a CDS encoding nitroreductase family deazaflavin-dependent oxidoreductase — protein MSAGVEQHVIKPGWFTRNVFNRLVAALTRRGISVLGSQELAVRGRKSGEWRCTPVNPLTVDGRQYLVAPRGHVQWTHNMRAAGGGELRIGKTARPFTATEVPDAEKPELLRAYLKRWKAEVGVFFGGVGPDSSDEVLLGIAPKHPVFRITPGS, from the coding sequence ATGAGCGCAGGCGTCGAGCAGCACGTCATCAAGCCGGGCTGGTTCACCCGCAACGTGTTCAACCGGCTCGTCGCCGCGCTCACCCGGCGCGGCATCAGCGTGCTCGGCTCCCAGGAGCTCGCGGTGCGCGGCCGCAAGAGCGGGGAGTGGCGGTGCACCCCGGTGAACCCGCTCACCGTGGACGGTCGGCAGTACCTCGTCGCGCCGCGCGGCCATGTGCAGTGGACCCACAACATGCGCGCCGCAGGCGGCGGCGAACTCCGCATCGGGAAGACGGCGCGGCCGTTCACCGCCACCGAGGTCCCGGACGCCGAGAAGCCCGAGCTGCTGCGCGCCTACCTCAAGCGCTGGAAGGCCGAGGTCGGCGTCTTCTTCGGCGGCGTCGGCCCGGACTCCTCCGACGAGGTGCTGCTGGGCATCGCGCCCAAGCACCCCGTCTTCCGCATCACGCCCGGCTCCTGA
- a CDS encoding TetR/AcrR family transcriptional regulator, with translation MSVIQGARERARREVTAAIKDAARRQLATEGAAKLSLRAVARELGMVSSALYRYFPSRDDLLTALIIDAYDAVGEAAEHALAETGAAPVARWTAVCRAVRAWALEHPHEYALIYGSPVPGYAAPQATTASAARVGLALIGVVEDAYPADVSPAPAAPSLPQEVLDDAEELRRTLGVRLPAPVLAEIAAAWAELFGLVSFEVFGQFNRVIEARDAFFARAATRLAQNVGLTVGGE, from the coding sequence ATGAGCGTCATCCAGGGAGCGCGGGAACGCGCACGCAGGGAAGTCACCGCCGCCATCAAGGACGCGGCCCGCCGGCAGCTCGCCACCGAGGGCGCCGCCAAGCTGTCGCTCCGCGCCGTCGCCCGCGAGCTCGGGATGGTCTCCTCCGCGCTGTACCGGTACTTCCCCAGCCGCGACGACCTGCTCACGGCGCTGATCATCGACGCCTACGACGCGGTGGGCGAGGCGGCCGAGCACGCCCTCGCCGAGACCGGCGCCGCACCCGTCGCCCGGTGGACCGCGGTCTGCCGCGCCGTCCGTGCCTGGGCGTTGGAGCACCCGCACGAGTACGCGCTCATCTACGGCTCACCCGTCCCCGGCTACGCCGCGCCCCAGGCCACCACCGCGTCCGCCGCCCGCGTCGGCCTCGCCCTGATCGGCGTGGTCGAGGACGCGTACCCGGCCGACGTCTCCCCCGCGCCGGCCGCCCCGTCGCTTCCGCAAGAGGTGCTGGACGACGCCGAGGAGCTGCGCAGGACCCTCGGCGTACGCCTGCCCGCCCCCGTCCTGGCGGAGATCGCCGCCGCCTGGGCCGAACTCTTCGGCCTGGTGAGCTTCGAGGTCTTCGGCCAGTTCAACCGCGTCATCGAGGCCCGCGACGCCTTCTTCGCACGCGCCGCCACCCGACTCGCCCAGAACGTCGGCCTCACGGTCGGCGGGGAGTAG
- a CDS encoding ABC transporter ATP-binding protein, with protein sequence MHPRKAELPYPVPESTGPEPAPDPSRQREPAPAQDRSPTPQRPPSPAQGQERPQAPAPAGIRGQLPTEAPILTRHVGAVEAFHRFWPLTKGDRRWMLLVGVCAIVAALAETVTILLFAQLTDQALAQGSVSAFWEPAGTWLTVALLGAVVGYLGSSLAAWTAERFLLRLRARVFTHLQTLPPHFFQRNRRGDLVERLTGDVDAIEHLVVSGLVSACTAVFSTLFYGAAALWLRWELALATFVAAPIFLAATRRFTSRLREVSRRLRAADGALTSVVEETLVNVVLTQAYNRQRDEETRLSREALRWLRASVASARLNALYEQLIEVLETLCVLAIIGLGAWEISAGRMTLGQLLAFAAFIGYLYPPIRSLGQLGLTATAATAAADRLLEILDARPAVTDPPPERTTPFPHRARGELAVRDVTFRYPNAAPGHHALAALSFTARPGAFLVVTGPSGAGKSTLAALLLRFYDPDEGTIRLDGIEVDRLSLADLRRNITLLPQETLVLHDTIERNIACGRDHPVPTHEEVVQAARAADAHAFITALPHGYDTVIAPATAALSGGQLQRIAIARAMLRDAPVLILDEPTTGLDTLAAQRILGPLHRLAAGRTTLVISHDLDLATGADLVLVFDEGHLTESGTHPDLLARGGLYTELFESGRG encoded by the coding sequence ATGCATCCCCGTAAGGCAGAACTGCCCTACCCCGTACCGGAGTCCACCGGCCCGGAGCCGGCACCGGACCCGTCGCGGCAGCGTGAACCGGCACCGGCCCAGGACCGCTCGCCGACACCGCAGCGGCCACCGTCACCGGCGCAGGGACAGGAGCGGCCGCAGGCCCCCGCTCCCGCCGGCATCCGCGGTCAACTCCCCACCGAAGCGCCCATCCTGACCCGCCATGTCGGCGCCGTCGAGGCGTTCCACCGCTTCTGGCCGCTGACCAAGGGCGACCGCCGCTGGATGCTGCTGGTGGGAGTGTGCGCCATCGTCGCCGCGCTCGCCGAGACCGTCACGATCCTCCTCTTCGCGCAACTCACCGACCAGGCCCTCGCGCAGGGCTCGGTCAGCGCCTTCTGGGAACCCGCCGGCACCTGGCTCACGGTCGCGCTCCTCGGCGCGGTGGTGGGCTACCTCGGCAGCTCCCTCGCCGCCTGGACCGCGGAACGCTTCCTGCTGCGCCTACGGGCCCGGGTCTTCACCCACCTCCAGACGCTGCCGCCGCACTTCTTCCAACGCAACCGCCGCGGCGACCTGGTGGAACGACTGACCGGTGACGTCGACGCCATCGAACACCTCGTGGTCAGCGGCCTGGTGAGCGCCTGCACGGCCGTCTTCAGCACGCTCTTCTACGGCGCCGCCGCGCTCTGGCTGCGCTGGGAACTGGCGCTGGCCACCTTCGTCGCCGCGCCGATCTTCCTCGCCGCCACCCGCCGCTTCACCAGCCGACTGCGCGAGGTCTCCCGCCGCCTGCGGGCGGCCGACGGCGCCCTCACCTCCGTCGTCGAGGAGACGCTGGTCAACGTCGTCCTCACCCAGGCGTACAACCGGCAGCGCGACGAGGAGACCCGGCTGAGCCGGGAGGCCCTGCGCTGGCTCCGCGCCTCGGTCGCCAGCGCCCGCCTCAACGCCCTCTACGAGCAGCTCATCGAGGTCCTGGAGACCCTCTGCGTGCTGGCCATCATCGGCCTCGGCGCCTGGGAGATCTCGGCCGGCCGGATGACCCTCGGCCAACTCCTCGCCTTCGCCGCCTTCATCGGCTACCTCTACCCGCCGATCCGCTCCCTGGGCCAACTCGGCCTGACCGCCACCGCCGCCACCGCGGCCGCCGACCGGCTGCTGGAGATCCTCGACGCCCGCCCGGCCGTCACCGACCCGCCACCCGAGCGCACCACGCCCTTCCCGCACCGTGCCCGCGGCGAACTCGCCGTCCGGGACGTCACCTTCCGCTACCCGAACGCCGCCCCCGGTCACCACGCCCTCGCCGCGCTCTCCTTCACCGCGCGGCCGGGCGCGTTCCTGGTCGTCACCGGCCCCAGCGGCGCCGGGAAGTCCACCCTCGCCGCGCTCCTGCTGCGCTTCTACGACCCGGACGAGGGCACCATCCGGCTCGACGGCATCGAGGTCGACCGGCTCTCCCTGGCCGACCTCCGCCGCAACATCACCCTGCTCCCCCAGGAGACCCTCGTCCTGCACGACACCATCGAGCGCAACATCGCCTGCGGCCGGGACCACCCCGTCCCGACCCACGAGGAAGTCGTCCAGGCCGCCCGGGCCGCCGACGCCCACGCCTTCATCACCGCCCTCCCGCACGGCTACGACACGGTCATCGCGCCCGCCACCGCCGCCCTCTCCGGCGGCCAGCTGCAACGCATCGCCATCGCCCGCGCCATGCTCCGCGACGCCCCGGTCCTCATCCTCGACGAGCCCACCACCGGCCTGGACACCCTCGCCGCCCAGCGCATCCTCGGCCCCCTCCACCGCCTCGCCGCCGGCCGCACCACCCTCGTCATCAGCCACGACCTCGACCTCGCCACCGGCGCCGACCTCGTTCTCGTCTTCGACGAGGGCCACCTCACCGAATCCGGCACCCACCCCGACCTCCTCGCCCGCGGCGGCCTGTACACGGAACTCTTCGAAAGCGGCCGCGGCTGA
- a CDS encoding SpoIIE family protein phosphatase — translation MTSENDRPDRSGGGVGEGPGRACDIATAAAAELDGRGVVVSWTRAAERLLGYPATEVLGRSAVTLLAVPGDAARVAAVAHWAGDGWSGSVAARHRDGHAIQLAVEVSPVITAATGGTAAPERWSVIALEEWRVPGGGVNQLMLEPFLAHAPVGMAVLDTDLRYVWVNAVLERLVPLEQRLGRTVAQVLPRDEADAFEERMGQVLKTGKPVMDYEFRTRNYADPNQERAYSASFFRLAGPKGRGVGIWYMVIDVTERWRAQEGLALLNDASARIGSTLDVTRTAQELADVAVPPLADFVAVDLLDSVLRGEEPEPGPVDSTPTMRRTGQRSVREGCPEAALAVGEAVRRQPWSAIARCLLTGESVVESLPNADSTWVAEDPRRADVVREYGFRSVMVAPVRARGITLGAATFVRSRRQGLFDADDVRLAEELVARAAVCLDNARRFTRERTAARLMQRNLLPHALAGGVALDVASWYFPADVPSGVGGDWFDVIPLSGARVALVVGDVVGHGIDAAATMGRLRTAVRTLANLDLPPDELLARLDDLVIGLMENRRDDGAAADDGTAATALGFMGATCLYAVYDPVSRSCTMARASHLPPAVLAPDGAVEFPDLPAGPPLGLGALPFESVELELAEGSLLALYTNGLLQTYDRDIGVGMTRLGRALAEPGTTLDEIGGNVVSALLTGPPSDDAALLLARTHALDASQVASWDLSADPAVVAGARNLAGRQLAAWGLEPLRFTTELVVSELVTNAIRHGSGPITLRLIRQDAALICEVFDTGSTAPHLRHARTTDEGGRGLLIVAQLTRRWGTRYTTNGKIIWAEQGQGEPRRESSGEAPGETPGEPAPPVPAPHGAR, via the coding sequence ATGACCTCGGAGAATGACCGGCCGGACAGGTCGGGCGGCGGGGTGGGCGAGGGGCCGGGCCGGGCCTGTGACATCGCCACCGCGGCCGCGGCCGAGCTGGACGGCCGCGGCGTGGTGGTCTCCTGGACGCGGGCGGCGGAACGGCTGCTGGGTTACCCGGCGACGGAGGTCCTGGGGCGCAGTGCGGTGACGCTGCTGGCCGTACCGGGGGACGCGGCGCGGGTCGCCGCGGTGGCCCACTGGGCGGGGGACGGGTGGAGCGGGTCGGTGGCGGCCCGGCACCGGGACGGGCACGCGATCCAGCTCGCGGTGGAGGTGTCGCCGGTGATCACCGCGGCGACCGGCGGGACGGCCGCGCCCGAGCGGTGGTCGGTGATCGCGCTGGAGGAGTGGCGGGTGCCCGGCGGCGGGGTGAACCAGCTGATGCTGGAACCGTTTCTGGCCCACGCCCCGGTCGGCATGGCCGTCCTGGACACCGACCTGCGCTACGTCTGGGTGAACGCGGTGCTGGAGCGCCTGGTCCCGCTGGAGCAGCGGCTGGGGCGCACGGTCGCCCAGGTGCTGCCGCGGGACGAGGCCGACGCCTTCGAGGAGCGGATGGGGCAGGTGCTGAAGACCGGGAAGCCGGTCATGGACTACGAGTTCCGCACCCGCAACTACGCCGACCCCAACCAGGAGCGGGCCTACTCGGCGTCGTTCTTCCGGCTCGCCGGCCCCAAGGGGCGGGGCGTGGGCATCTGGTACATGGTCATCGACGTCACCGAGCGCTGGCGGGCCCAGGAAGGGCTGGCGCTGCTGAACGACGCCAGCGCCCGGATCGGCAGCACCCTCGACGTGACGCGGACCGCGCAGGAGCTGGCCGACGTGGCGGTGCCGCCGCTGGCCGACTTCGTGGCGGTCGATCTGCTGGACTCCGTGCTGCGCGGCGAGGAGCCGGAGCCCGGACCGGTGGACAGCACCCCGACGATGCGGCGGACCGGGCAGCGGTCGGTCCGCGAGGGGTGCCCGGAGGCCGCGCTGGCGGTCGGCGAGGCGGTCCGGCGGCAGCCGTGGTCGGCGATTGCGCGGTGCCTGCTCACCGGGGAGTCGGTGGTGGAGTCGTTGCCGAACGCCGACAGCACCTGGGTGGCCGAGGACCCGCGGCGGGCCGACGTGGTGCGGGAATACGGGTTCCGGTCGGTGATGGTGGCGCCGGTCCGGGCCCGCGGCATCACGCTCGGCGCGGCGACCTTCGTCCGCTCCCGCCGGCAGGGGCTCTTCGACGCGGACGACGTGCGGCTGGCCGAGGAGTTGGTCGCCCGCGCCGCGGTCTGCCTCGACAACGCGCGGCGCTTCACCCGCGAGCGCACCGCGGCCCGGTTGATGCAGCGCAATCTGCTGCCGCACGCGCTGGCCGGCGGGGTGGCTCTGGACGTGGCGTCCTGGTACTTCCCGGCGGACGTCCCGAGCGGGGTGGGCGGCGACTGGTTCGACGTGATCCCGCTGTCGGGGGCGCGGGTGGCGCTGGTGGTCGGGGACGTCGTCGGGCACGGCATCGACGCCGCGGCCACCATGGGCCGGCTGCGGACCGCGGTCCGGACCCTGGCCAACCTGGACCTGCCGCCGGACGAACTCCTCGCCCGCCTCGACGACTTGGTGATCGGCCTGATGGAGAACCGCCGGGACGACGGCGCGGCCGCCGACGACGGCACGGCCGCCACCGCGCTGGGATTCATGGGTGCCACCTGTCTGTACGCGGTGTACGACCCGGTCAGCCGGTCCTGCACGATGGCCCGCGCCAGCCATCTGCCGCCCGCGGTCCTCGCCCCCGACGGCGCCGTGGAGTTCCCCGACCTGCCCGCCGGACCGCCGCTCGGCCTGGGCGCGCTGCCCTTCGAATCGGTCGAACTGGAGCTGGCCGAGGGCAGCTTGCTGGCGCTCTACACCAACGGACTGCTGCAGACCTACGACCGGGACATCGGGGTGGGCATGACTCGGCTCGGTCGCGCCCTCGCGGAGCCCGGCACGACGCTCGACGAGATCGGCGGGAACGTCGTGTCGGCACTGCTGACCGGCCCGCCGTCCGACGACGCCGCGCTGCTGCTGGCCCGCACGCACGCCCTGGACGCCAGCCAGGTCGCCTCCTGGGACCTGTCCGCCGACCCGGCGGTGGTCGCCGGCGCCCGCAATCTCGCCGGGCGGCAGCTGGCGGCGTGGGGGCTGGAGCCGCTGCGCTTCACCACCGAACTGGTCGTCAGCGAACTGGTCACCAACGCCATCCGGCACGGCAGCGGCCCGATCACCCTGCGCCTGATCCGCCAGGACGCCGCGCTGATCTGCGAGGTCTTCGACACCGGCAGCACCGCCCCGCACCTGCGGCACGCCCGGACCACGGACGAGGGCGGCCGCGGGCTGCTGATCGTCGCCCAGCTCACCCGCCGCTGGGGCACCCGCTACACGACCAACGGAAAGATCATCTGGGCGGAGCAGGGGCAGGGGGAACCGCGGCGGGAGTCCTCGGGGGAGGCGCCGGGGGAGACGCCGGGGGAGCCGGCGCCGCCCGTCCCCGCCCCGCACGGCGCGAGGTGA